The Jiangella sp. DSM 45060 genome contains the following window.
ACCCGCGGCGTGAAGTAGCGGTCCGCCGGGACGATGCCGGCCAGGGCGCCGAGGAACCGGCCGATCTCCGCCGGCTGCCGGGCCAGTGCCGCGAAGAGGGCGTGATCGGTGCGACGCGAGCGCAGCGCGGCCGTGCGCAGGGTGAGGTCGTACATCGGGCGGAGGCGCCGGTAGCGCTGCCGCTCCCACGCGCTCAGCGCCGCGCCCAAGGGCCGCGTGCCCGCGAGCCCGGCCACGACGGCGGCGGCCAGCGACTCGGCGTCGGCGAGGGCGTGTGAGATCCCCTGGGCGGTCACCGGGTCCATGACGGCGCCGGCGTCACCGGCCAGCCCAGCCGGGGCCGCACGACGCGCGCACGACGTTCGGCAGGTCGGGCGTGGTGCGCAGCCGTTCGGCCAGGGCGCCCGACCGCACCCGGGCGCCGAGGTCGCCGCAGCGGTCCAGGACGGCGAGGTAGTGCGCGGTCAGGTCGCGCCGGGCGGCGGCGAACCGCGCCTGCGGCGTGGCCGCGTACACCACGCTCAGCCCGTCGCCCGTGGGGAACGCGGCCACCACGTGCCCGTCGCGGTGGTACAGCTCCCCCGACGGCAGCGGCACGCCCGACCAGTAGCCGTAACTGGCGAACGTCCGGACCGGCGCACTCCACCGCACTCGAGCGCCGGCGGCCGCAGCGACGGCCGAGTGCTTGCCGTCCGCGCCGATCACCAGGCGGGCCGTCTCGGTGACGGCCGGGCCACGCACGCCCCGGCCACGGATCCCCGTCACCACGCCGTCCCGCCACACCAGCTCCTCCAGCCGGAACCGCTCCCGCACCTCGGCGCCGGCCGTCCGCGCCGCGTCGACCAGGACGGCGTCGAGCAGCGTGCGCCGCGGGCTGTAGAGCGCGTCGACGCCGTCGACGGATGGATAGCGGCCGGCCAGCACCACCCGGCCGGAGTCGAACCGGACCTCACGGGCGGCCGGCGTGCCCGCGGCGACCAGGCGATCGAGCACGCCCCAACGAGCCAGCCGCGCGGCCGCGGGCACCTGCACCTGATGGGAGGAGACGGTGTCGGACGGGAACGCCGCGCGGTCGACGGCGAGCACGCGCAGGCCGGCGCGGGCCAGCAGCAGGGCCGTCGCCGCACCGGCCACCCGGGCGCCGACCACGATCACGTCGTAGCTCATCGCACACCCCCGCAAGACCGGACCATACGCCACCGTATGGTATGTCCGTACGGTACCGTATGGTTGTGTCCGAGCAGAAGCCCCGCCGCCGGCTCTCCAAGGACGCCTGGGCCGACGCGGCACTGGCGGCCATCGCCGAGGGCGGGCTGGCAGCCGTCGCGGTCGAGCCGCTCGCGACCCGCCTGCACACCACCAAGGGCAGCTTCTACTGGCACTTCCCGACCCGCGACGCGCTGCTCGACGCCGCGCTGGCCCGGTGGGAGGAGCGCACCACCACGGACGTCGCCGCCGAGATCGCGGCGCTCCCCGACGACCCCGAGCTGCGCCTGCGCCGGCTCGTCACCCGGGTGGCCGGCATGGCCGAGCGCGACCCCGTGGGTCCGGCGCTGCTGGCCTCGGCCGGACACCCGCGGGTCGCGGCGGTGCTGGACCGGGTGACGCGGACCCGCATCGACCTGATCGTCTTGATCTTCGAGGACATGGGCTTCCCGCCCGCCGCGGCCACCCGCCGCGCCCTGCTCGCCTACAGCGCGTACCTCGGCCACGCCGAGCTGACCCACTCGACGCCGGAGGTCCTGCCGACCGCGCCGGACGAGCGACATGCCTACCTCGACGACGTCCTGCGCGCACTCACCGCGCGCTGACCCGAACGGTGGGACGGGGGGTTGGGCGGCGGTCGGCAGGGCCGGTAATGTCGCGCATGTGACTGTCGAACGACGCAAGCCCCTCGAGGTTCCCGTAGATCCCGACATCACCGCGGAGCTGAAGGCCGCCGACATCGAGGCGCGCGTCGAAGCCGCCGAGAGAAGTGCGGAGCTCCTGGAGCGCCTGCGCAAGCTCTGATTCGCAGCCCAGGGTGTGCCGCCTGGGCGTCGCGCAGTAGGCCATGGGCCCGGGAGACACACCCTGGACGCACGCCGTACCGTAGAGCGGATGACCGGGAACGACTCGGCTCCGCGCAGTCTTGCCGACGACCTGCGCGCTCGCGCCGACGACGAGCTGGCGGCGCTGCTGCGTGCCCGGCCCGACCTGCTGGTGCCGGTTCCCGCCGACGTCTCGCAACTGGCCTCGCGGGCGACCACCCGGGCGTCGGCCGTGCGGTCGCTGGACCGGCTCGACCGGTTCACCCTCCAGGTCGTCGACGCCCTGATGATCTTACCGGCTCCCGTCAGTGTCCTCGACCTTCGGGAGGCCCTGGGCGCCGACGTCGACGCGGCGCTGACGACGTTGCGCACGCAGGCGCTGGCGTGGGGCCCCGACGACGACCTGCGGCTGCCGCGCATCGTGCACGAGATCGTCGGGCCGCATCCGGCCGGGCTCGGGCCGCCCGCCCGCCAGGCGCTGCTCGCGCTGTCGCCATCGCGGCTGGCGGCGATCATGGACGGCCTCGGGCTCAGCCCCACCGGCACGCACGCGGCCGACGTCGACGCCGTCGCGGGGGTGCTCACCGATCCAGCCGCGTTGACGGCGTTGCTGGACGACCTCACCGACGACGCGCGGTCGGCGCTCGCGGCGCTCACCCCGGGACCGCCGACCGGCCGCATCGACGACGCGCTGCGCGAGGTGCACCGGGCGGCAGCGCGGACGCCGATCGACCTGCTGCTCGCGGTCGGGCTGCTGGTGCCGGTCGACGCTACGACGGTGGTGCTGCCGCGGGAGGTCGCGCTGCACCTGCGCGGCGGACGCGTCCACACCGACCTCCAGCTCTCTCCGCCGACGCCGGCGGTCACCGAGCGCACCCCTGACATCGTCGACCGCACGGCGGGCGCGGGCGCGTTCGACCTCACCCGGAAGGTCGAGCTGCTGCTCGACACCTGGGCGGCCGAGCCGCCGCCGGTCCTGCGCACCGGCGGGCTGGGCGTGCGCGATCTGCGCCGGCTGCCGGAGCTGCTCGACACCGACGAGGCCGGCGCCGCGCTGATCGCGGA
Protein-coding sequences here:
- a CDS encoding NAD(P)/FAD-dependent oxidoreductase: MSYDVIVVGARVAGAATALLLARAGLRVLAVDRAAFPSDTVSSHQVQVPAAARLARWGVLDRLVAAGTPAAREVRFDSGRVVLAGRYPSVDGVDALYSPRRTLLDAVLVDAARTAGAEVRERFRLEELVWRDGVVTGIRGRGVRGPAVTETARLVIGADGKHSAVAAAAGARVRWSAPVRTFASYGYWSGVPLPSGELYHRDGHVVAAFPTGDGLSVVYAATPQARFAAARRDLTAHYLAVLDRCGDLGARVRSGALAERLRTTPDLPNVVRASCGPGWAGR
- a CDS encoding TetR/AcrR family transcriptional regulator, translated to MVVSEQKPRRRLSKDAWADAALAAIAEGGLAAVAVEPLATRLHTTKGSFYWHFPTRDALLDAALARWEERTTTDVAAEIAALPDDPELRLRRLVTRVAGMAERDPVGPALLASAGHPRVAAVLDRVTRTRIDLIVLIFEDMGFPPAAATRRALLAYSAYLGHAELTHSTPEVLPTAPDERHAYLDDVLRALTAR